Proteins co-encoded in one Corynebacterium tuberculostearicum genomic window:
- the wzt gene encoding galactan export ABC transporter ATP-binding subunit Wzt/RfbE: MVSIDTYNACVDFPIFDAKSRSLKKAMLSSAGGAIGKTAQNTVVVEALKDINLHLREGDRVGLVGHNGAGKSTLLRLLSGIYEPTRGSADVRGRVAPVFDLGVGMDPEVSGYDNIIIRGLFLGQSIKQMKKKMDEIAEFSELGDYLSMPLRTYSTGMRVRLALGVVTSIEPEILLLDEGIGAVDAAFMAKARVRLQELVKRSGILVFASHSNDFLAQLCNTALWIDHGEIRSVGEVSDVVGEYEGPEVGEYVRDLRERFENEDTSDN; the protein is encoded by the coding sequence ATGGTCTCGATTGATACGTATAACGCGTGCGTGGACTTTCCCATCTTTGATGCCAAATCCCGCTCGCTAAAGAAGGCCATGCTTTCTTCGGCCGGCGGCGCCATTGGCAAAACTGCCCAGAACACCGTCGTGGTGGAGGCGTTAAAGGATATTAACCTGCACCTGCGCGAGGGCGATCGCGTGGGTTTGGTGGGCCATAACGGCGCCGGCAAGTCCACCCTGCTGCGCCTTTTATCTGGCATTTACGAGCCCACCCGTGGTTCTGCCGATGTGCGCGGCCGCGTGGCCCCCGTCTTTGATTTGGGCGTGGGCATGGACCCAGAGGTCTCTGGCTACGACAACATCATTATCCGTGGCCTCTTTTTGGGCCAGTCCATCAAGCAGATGAAGAAAAAAATGGATGAGATTGCGGAGTTTTCTGAACTCGGCGATTATCTCTCCATGCCGCTGCGCACCTATTCCACCGGTATGCGCGTGCGTTTGGCACTTGGCGTGGTGACTTCCATTGAACCGGAAATCCTGCTGCTGGATGAGGGCATCGGCGCTGTCGACGCCGCTTTCATGGCCAAGGCCCGTGTGCGCCTGCAAGAGCTGGTGAAGCGCTCCGGCATCCTGGTCTTTGCCTCCCACTCCAATGACTTTTTGGCGCAGCTGTGTAATACCGCGCTGTGGATTGACCACGGCGAGATCCGCTCGGTAGGCGAAGTTTCTGACGTTGTCGGTGAGTACGAGGGCCCAGAGGTTGGAGAATACGTCCGCGACCTGCGCGAGCGATTTGAAAATGAGGATACAAGCGACAACTAA
- the glfT1 gene encoding galactofuranosyltransferase GlfT1, which translates to MERMTATLTSTGSTAAVIVTHQRAELLRASLAQVVHQTHPVQWVVVVDNGAEDAVRELVESMAGDRGVYVPSETNLGGAGGFALGFLTALSLGADAVWCADDDGRPADHAVLAELYRVAEANRLHEVSPAVCNIDDPGRLAFPLRQGLVWRRRMDELEGDFLPGIASLFNGALISAAAMEVIGVPDYRLFIRGDEVEYHRRLVNSGLSFGTALTTSYLHPDGSDEFKPILGGKMHTQYPEGEFKRFFTYRNRGYLLWQRGMRKLLPQEFARFGWFFLVQRHDPVGFIEWLKLHNRGRQEDFRRPNQG; encoded by the coding sequence ATGGAACGCATGACTGCCACCCTGACTTCCACCGGTTCCACCGCCGCCGTCATTGTTACCCATCAGCGCGCCGAACTATTGCGGGCTTCGCTTGCACAGGTGGTACACCAAACCCACCCTGTGCAGTGGGTAGTCGTGGTGGATAATGGCGCAGAAGATGCGGTGCGCGAGCTCGTGGAATCCATGGCGGGTGACCGCGGTGTTTATGTGCCCTCAGAGACCAACCTGGGCGGCGCTGGCGGCTTTGCACTGGGCTTTCTCACCGCGCTTTCTTTGGGTGCCGATGCCGTGTGGTGCGCCGATGATGATGGGCGCCCCGCCGATCACGCGGTACTTGCGGAGCTGTATCGGGTAGCCGAGGCCAACCGCCTGCACGAGGTTTCTCCCGCGGTGTGCAATATCGACGATCCCGGCCGGTTAGCCTTCCCTTTGCGCCAAGGGTTGGTGTGGCGCCGCCGCATGGATGAGCTGGAGGGCGACTTCCTGCCGGGCATTGCCTCGCTGTTTAATGGCGCGTTGATTTCGGCGGCAGCCATGGAGGTTATTGGGGTGCCGGACTATCGCCTCTTTATCCGCGGCGATGAGGTGGAATACCACCGCCGGCTGGTAAATTCAGGGCTCTCCTTCGGCACAGCACTAACCACCAGCTACCTGCACCCAGACGGCTCGGATGAGTTCAAACCAATTCTGGGCGGCAAGATGCACACGCAGTACCCAGAGGGCGAGTTCAAGCGCTTTTTCACTTACCGCAATCGCGGCTACCTGCTGTGGCAGCGCGGCATGCGCAAGCTACTGCCGCAGGAATTTGCCCGCTTTGGCTGGTTCTTCTTGGTCCAGCGCCACGACCCGGTCGGCTTTATCGAATGGCTAAAACTCCACAACCGCGGGCGCCAAGAAGATTTCCGCCGCCCTAACCAGGGCTAG
- a CDS encoding GtrA family protein has translation MAAAPSRTWRGAAQRASRSTSLRAQSAKFAVTGALAALIDVSLTWLLQIGFGLLSADPARAVGFIIGTWAAYLLNRRWTFQAEATAVRFAGVLATYGVTFVVNMVAYKFLFELFDVHWEWNSTLSLVVAFAISQGTATVVNFAVQRWIIFRKAGVRVVAKQDPS, from the coding sequence ATGGCAGCAGCCCCCTCACGGACGTGGCGCGGCGCGGCTCAGCGGGCTTCGCGCTCGACCAGCCTGCGCGCGCAAAGCGCCAAGTTCGCGGTGACGGGGGCGCTTGCCGCGCTTATCGACGTCTCCTTAACCTGGCTCCTGCAGATCGGCTTCGGCCTGCTTAGCGCCGACCCCGCCCGTGCGGTGGGCTTTATTATCGGTACCTGGGCGGCCTATCTACTCAATCGCCGCTGGACCTTCCAGGCCGAAGCCACCGCGGTGCGCTTCGCCGGCGTCCTTGCCACCTACGGCGTGACCTTCGTGGTCAATATGGTGGCCTATAAGTTCCTTTTTGAGCTTTTCGACGTCCACTGGGAGTGGAACTCGACCCTTTCCCTCGTGGTGGCCTTTGCTATCTCGCAGGGCACCGCGACCGTGGTGAACTTTGCGGTGCAACGCTGGATTATTTTTAGGAAGGCTGGGGTCAGGGTCGTCGCCAAGCAGGATCCGTCCTAG
- a CDS encoding GtrA family protein, translated as MTNSADDAVEVKPSSTSLHTQLVRFISVGVFTAAIDYGLTLLLTYLGLHRSAAKAIGWVFGTIAAYLANARWTFGAKVSGRTAATVGILYASTFAVQNFLYWVLNEPLMALGFEGAVKDTIAFVIAQGVATVTNFAIQRAFIFKEK; from the coding sequence GTGACTAATTCAGCTGACGACGCCGTAGAAGTAAAGCCCTCATCCACCTCGCTGCACACCCAGCTGGTGCGTTTTATTTCCGTGGGCGTATTTACCGCCGCCATTGACTATGGTCTCACGCTTTTATTGACCTATCTGGGGCTGCATCGTTCCGCCGCCAAGGCGATCGGTTGGGTTTTTGGCACCATCGCCGCCTACCTGGCCAATGCGCGGTGGACCTTTGGAGCCAAGGTGTCTGGCCGCACAGCCGCGACCGTGGGCATTTTGTACGCCTCTACCTTTGCGGTCCAAAACTTCCTGTACTGGGTGCTCAATGAGCCGCTTATGGCTCTCGGCTTTGAGGGTGCGGTGAAAGACACCATCGCCTTCGTCATCGCCCAAGGCGTGGCCACGGTGACCAACTTTGCCATTCAAAGGGCCTTTATCTTTAAGGAAAAATAG
- a CDS encoding FAD-binding oxidoreductase: MELHTTEKSLHGWGRTAPTTAHVLTTEDVDVIKKAVAQVADDNSDKPTHLRRGIIARGMGRSYGDPAQNGGGLVIDMQKLNKIHSIDPESALVDVDGGVTLDQLMKAALPYGLWVPVLPGTRQVTIGGAIGPDIHGKNHHSAGSFGDHVVSMELLVADGRVLHLTPEGSEDDPSGDLFWATVGGMGLTGIILRATIRMTKTETAYFIADTDRTDNLDETIAFHSDGSEHNYTYSSAWFDVISPEPKLGRSTISRGSLATLAQLEELAPKLAKDPLKFNAPQLMTVPDIFPSWTMNKLSLSAVGLAYYTMGAPAKNQVKNLTQFYQPLDLIGEWNRGYGSKGFLQYQFVVPTEAVEPFKEIIRDMQRSGHYSALNVFKLFGEGNRAPLSYPMPGWNVCVDFPIRPGLGKFLDDLDRRVMEFGGRLYLAKESRTSAENFHKMYPGMEGWLKTRNEIDPTGVFASDMSRRLELH, translated from the coding sequence ATGGAATTACATACCACTGAAAAGTCCCTGCACGGCTGGGGCCGCACCGCCCCGACGACCGCCCATGTACTCACCACCGAAGACGTGGACGTGATAAAGAAGGCCGTGGCCCAGGTTGCAGATGATAACTCGGATAAGCCCACCCACCTGCGCCGCGGCATCATCGCCCGAGGCATGGGCCGCTCCTACGGTGACCCCGCCCAAAACGGCGGCGGCCTGGTCATCGACATGCAAAAGCTCAATAAGATCCACTCCATCGACCCAGAGTCAGCTCTGGTGGACGTCGATGGTGGCGTCACCTTGGACCAGCTGATGAAGGCCGCCCTGCCTTATGGCCTGTGGGTTCCGGTTCTACCGGGTACCCGCCAGGTCACCATCGGTGGTGCTATCGGCCCGGATATTCACGGCAAGAACCACCACTCTGCCGGTTCCTTTGGTGACCACGTGGTCTCCATGGAGCTGCTCGTGGCCGATGGCCGCGTGCTGCACCTGACCCCGGAAGGCTCTGAGGATGACCCGAGCGGCGACCTCTTCTGGGCCACCGTTGGCGGCATGGGCCTAACCGGCATCATCCTGCGCGCCACCATCCGCATGACCAAGACGGAAACCGCCTACTTCATCGCGGATACGGACCGCACAGATAACTTGGATGAAACCATCGCCTTCCACTCCGATGGTTCCGAGCACAACTACACCTATTCTTCCGCCTGGTTCGATGTCATTTCGCCGGAGCCAAAGCTGGGTCGCTCCACCATTTCCCGCGGCTCGCTAGCCACCCTGGCACAGCTGGAAGAGCTCGCCCCGAAGCTGGCCAAGGACCCGCTGAAGTTCAATGCGCCGCAGCTGATGACGGTGCCGGATATCTTCCCGTCCTGGACCATGAATAAGCTCTCCCTCTCCGCCGTGGGCTTGGCGTACTACACCATGGGTGCACCGGCGAAGAACCAGGTCAAGAACCTGACACAGTTCTACCAACCGCTGGATCTCATCGGCGAGTGGAACCGCGGCTACGGTTCCAAGGGCTTCCTGCAGTACCAGTTCGTGGTACCGACCGAAGCCGTGGAACCGTTCAAGGAAATCATCCGCGATATGCAGCGCTCCGGCCACTACTCCGCACTCAATGTGTTCAAGCTCTTCGGCGAGGGCAACCGCGCACCACTGTCCTACCCGATGCCGGGCTGGAACGTCTGCGTGGACTTCCCCATCCGTCCGGGCCTGGGTAAGTTCCTGGATGACCTAGACCGCCGCGTAATGGAATTCGGCGGCCGCCTCTACTTGGCCAAGGAGTCCCGCACCTCCGCGGAAAACTTCCACAAGATGTACCCGGGTATGGAAGGCTGGCTGAAGACCCGCAACGAGATCGACCCGACCGGCGTCTTTGCCTCCGATATGTCCCGCCGCCTCGAGCTGCACTAA
- a CDS encoding decaprenylphospho-beta-D-erythro-pentofuranosid-2-ulose 2-reductase: protein MLNAVGQAQHILLLGGTSEIGLGVVSEFLERGPAKVTLAARPESPRIAQAKADLESRGADVEVLDFDATDFDSHPDVINKAWERGDVDVAIVAFGTLGDQEELWQNHDKAVASAQTNYTAPVSVGVLLGEKFKRQGHGTIIAMSSVAGMRVRRSNFVYGASKAGVDGFYINLGEALRGTGANVLVVRPGQVRTKMSAEAGDAPLTVNVSDVAEATVKAVLDGKQAIFVHPLFEYVSLAFKFIPQAIFRKLPF from the coding sequence ATGCTTAATGCAGTAGGCCAAGCACAACACATCCTGCTTCTGGGCGGCACCTCTGAGATCGGCCTCGGCGTCGTCTCCGAGTTCCTGGAGCGCGGCCCGGCCAAGGTCACCCTGGCCGCCCGCCCGGAATCCCCGCGCATCGCCCAGGCCAAGGCTGACCTGGAATCCCGCGGCGCTGACGTAGAGGTCTTGGACTTCGATGCCACCGACTTCGACTCCCACCCAGACGTCATTAATAAGGCCTGGGAGCGCGGCGATGTGGACGTGGCCATCGTTGCTTTCGGCACCCTGGGTGACCAAGAAGAGCTATGGCAAAACCACGACAAGGCCGTCGCCTCCGCACAGACTAACTACACCGCTCCGGTATCCGTAGGCGTGCTCTTGGGCGAGAAGTTCAAGCGCCAGGGCCACGGCACCATCATTGCCATGTCCTCCGTGGCCGGCATGCGCGTGCGCCGCTCCAACTTTGTCTACGGTGCTTCCAAGGCCGGCGTGGACGGCTTTTATATCAACCTGGGCGAGGCCCTGCGTGGTACTGGCGCTAACGTGTTGGTCGTTCGCCCAGGCCAGGTTCGCACCAAGATGTCTGCCGAGGCCGGCGACGCCCCGCTGACCGTCAACGTCTCCGACGTTGCCGAAGCCACCGTCAAGGCCGTGCTCGATGGCAAGCAGGCCATCTTCGTGCACCCGCTGTTTGAATACGTTTCTTTGGCATTCAAGTTCATCCCGCAGGCCATCTTCCGCAAGCTGCCGTTCTAA